From the Balearica regulorum gibbericeps isolate bBalReg1 chromosome 4, bBalReg1.pri, whole genome shotgun sequence genome, one window contains:
- the RMND5A gene encoding E3 ubiquitin-protein transferase RMND5A: MDQCVTVERELEKVLQKFSGYGQLCERSLEELIQYAGGLRREILQTENQDGDLSGTISLVMTQCCKRIKDTVQKLASDHKDIHSSVSRVGKAIDKNFDSDISSVGIDGCWQADSQRILNEVMVEHFFRQGMLDVAEELCQESGLSIDQSQKEPFVELNRILEALKVRVLRPALEWAVSNREMLMAQNSSLEFKLHRLYFISLLMGGTANQREALQYAKNFQPFALNHQKDIQVLMGSLVYLRQGIENSPYVHLLDANQWADICDIFTRDACALLGLSVESPLSVSFSAGCVALPALINIKAVIEQRQCTGVWNQKDELPIEVDLGKKCWYHSIFACPILRQQTTDNNPPMKLVCGHIISRDALNKMFNGSKLKCPYCPMEQSPGDAKQIFF, encoded by the exons ATGGACCAGTGCGTGACGGTGGAGCGGGAGCTGGAGAAGGTGCTGCAGAAGTTCTCGGGCTACGGGCAGCTCTGCGAGCGCAGCCTGGAAGAGCTCATCCAGTACGCGGGCGGGCTGCGCCGGGAGATTCTCCAGACCGAGA ATCAAGATGGAGACTTGTCGGGGACAATTTCGCTTGTTATGACACAGTGttgtaaaagaataaaagacacAGTTCAGAAACTGGCCTCTGATCATAAAGATATTCACAGCAGTGTATCCCGAGTTGGAAAAGCCATTGATAAG AATTTTGACTCCGACATAAGCAGCGTGGGGATAGATGGGTGCTGGCAGGCTGACAGCCAGCGAATCCTCAACGAGGTGATGGTGGAGCACTTTTTCCGGCAGGGAATGTTGGATGTAGCCGAGGAACTTTGTCAG gaaTCTGGTCTATCGATAGATCAAAGTCAAAAAGAACCATTTGTGGAGTTGAATCGAATATTGGAAGCATTAAAAGTTAGAGTTCTGAGACCTGCGTTAGA GTGGGCGGTATCCAACAGAGAAATGCTTATGGCACAGAATAGTTCGTTGGAATTTAAACTACACAGGTTGTATTTCATTAGTTTATTGATGGGTGGAACAGCAAATCAAAGAGAAGCACTTCAGTATGCGAAAAACTTCCAGCCGTTCGCCCTAAATCATCAGAAAG ATATTCAGGTTTTGATGGGCAGCCTGGTGTATCTGCGGCAAGGTATAGAGAACTCTCCGTACGTTCATCTATTAGATGCAAACCAGTGGGCGGACATCTGTGACATTTTTACAAGAGATGCCTGTGCTCTTCTGGGGCTCTCAGTTGAATCACCTCTCAGTGTTAG TTTTTCAGCAGGTTGTGTAGCATTACCAGCTCTAATTAATATCAAGGCAGTTATTGAACAAAGGCAGTGCACAGGTGTTTGGAACCAAAAGGATGAACTACCG aTTGAAGTGGACCTTGGTAAAAAGTGCTGGTATCACTCAATATTCGCCTGTCCCATTCTTCGTCAGCAAACAACAGATAATAATCCACCTATGAAATTAGTCTGTGGTCATATTATATCAAGAGATGCtttgaataaaatgtttaatggCAGCAA